Genomic segment of candidate division KSB1 bacterium:
CGAAACGTCTGGCGGTGCGCCAGGTCTGGGTGAGAAAGTAGTCGAAGAGGGGCCTCACGTTTGGGATGGTGGGAGACAAAACCTTGGGTTGGGCCAGGGCAGCAGCCGGGAGATCCGCTGACTCCTGCAGGAACCGACAGGCGGCGATCAGGAGGTGCGGTTCAGTAGCCACGATGAAACCCGAGCCCTCCGCACTGATCCACAGAAGCGCCGAATTGCAAGGAAGCCTTGCCCCCACCTCCTTTGCCAGGGAATCGCCGATCTGACGGTCCGCAGAAAGGACAAATACCCCGGGCTCGCAGTGGGGCCTATCCGAAAGCCGCGTCCCAGACCGAGGGTCCAGCAGGCTGCTTTCCTTCAAGATCCTAGCTGCCGTGTGCTGGGCGATTGGTCCCGTCTCCGATAATGCGATCAATCTTACCTTTGCCATCACCTGGCGGATAGTCATTGCTTTACCTCCCGATTGCCTGATCGTCAGTGGTTGGAACCTTGCCGCCGAAAACGTCTGTGAGGCCCTCTGCAGCCAGGGGAACGAACTCTGATACCGCGGACTGCCGGCGCCTCTACCGCTCTCCCCCAAGATGCCACAGAATTTCCGGAATTGAGCGCGCCGGGCCAAGTACTTTCCTGGGGCCTCAGGTCTTTTTCTTCGCCGCGGGGATGCCGAGGGCATCCTGGGGGACAAGGCCCAGGTGGGCTCACTGGATCTCAGCGGGGGTGAGGGGCGCTCTTAGGGCGGAGCTCCGAGCCACTGGAGAAGCTGCCGGGAGAGAAGGGCCTCGAGGCCAAAGCGAGGCAGGAGTCCCCCGGCCATTGCCAGTAGGAAGCGCGGGAGAGGCATTCTCAGGAGACCAGCTGCCCAGGCCACCTGCGTGAGGGGAATGGGGCTGATCCCGGCCAGAAGCACAAACCAGTGGCCCCAGCGGGTGAGCCAGTGACGTGCACGCTCCACCTCCCGTGCGCGCCGGGTGAGGAGGCCTTTCAAAAGGGACTGCAGGAGACCGCAGCCCACAGCGTAGC
This window contains:
- a CDS encoding VTT domain-containing protein, which translates into the protein MVRAEWLARLVHLGPWAIVLLGLSAGVYQPIGPDILVLSSALVGLSPWQAAALAFLSTCGGGMLGYAVGCGLLQSLLKGLLTRRAREVERARHWLTRWGHWFVLLAGISPIPLTQVAWAAGLLRMPLPRFLLAMAGGLLPRFGLEALLSRQLLQWLGAPP